The Nitrospira sp. CR1.1 sequence CTGTTGCTTGGCGATCTCAAGTTTGTTTTTGAGGGCTTCATCGAAGGGGTCCGTCTTGAGGGCGTCCCGATAGGCCACTACGGCCTTATCCCATTCACCCTCCTCGGCCAGGCGCTCCGCGCGTCGCAAGGTGGGTGACGCGCAACCGGTCAATAGGGTGACCATAAGGGCCAGAGCCGTGATGCCATACCATGGTCGCGAAGCAGGTTCCCGCATACAGCAGTTCTCCAAGAAAATTGTCCTGTGCTGAACAAAAATCCGGCGGATCTAGAAATCTCACTCGAGAACAGGCATGGCCGGGAATCAGTGTCAGCAAGACCCTGTCATGTTTAACCTGAGAAGTTCTGAGCGACAATCACCCCAGTAGTAGGGACTCAAAAGAAGGGAGAGGAAGTCCTCCAGGAGACAACGAAAGGGATTTCGAAGAAGTGGAGGCAGGAAACAAGCTTGTTAACGATTCTCTCACTAAGAGGCCTGCTCGCAGAAAATCCCCCTAGCAGGCTGTTGACAAACCCTCTCCTCCGCCCGCCGCAAATATGATAAGAGAGGCGTCCATCAGGAGGATCCTCCCTATGATGGGTACAGCCGATCCGCAGCCGTCGATGTTCTACCACATCAATCTGGAGCAGTTTGTGACCGCCGATCACCCGATGCGGAAGATCCGGCCGTTGATCGATACGGAACGAATCCGACAGCTCTGCGAGCCGCTCTATGCAGACACTGGCCGGCCGTCGATTCCACCGGAGCAGCTGTTTCTGGCCCTCCTAGGCGGCTATCTCCTGGGCGTGACCTCCGAGCGGGCCTTGGTGCGCGAGCTCACAGGGAACCTGGTCCTCCGCTGGTTTGTGGGGCTGGACTTGGATCAGACGCCATGGGACCACTCCACGTTCTCGCAGAACCGGACGCGGCGCTTTACGGAGAGCGGTCTGCTCGAACAGTTGTTTGATGAGACCGTGGCGCTGGCGATCAAGCAGAAACTGGTCTCGCATCATACGACCCTGGACGGCACGCTCGTGCAGGCCAATGCGTCGCACAAGAGCTTCGTGCCCATGGAAGTGTTCCTGAAGCCGGAGGAGTACAAGCTGTCAGCACCGATGATAGAAGTCTCCTGAACACCGAACTAGGAAGTCCCCTTCACAGCGACCACAATGTCCCTCGAGTCATGGCTACCATGGGAGGAGGGACGGATGCTGACAAAGGAGGGCTTTATCGTGATTCAGGCGCTCATCCGACAAGGAGTGTATCTCTGCGACATCGCGCGACAACTCGGCGTGCATCCGAAAACCGTCCGGCGGGCGCTCTTGCGTGGCCGCGCGCCAGATGGGCGCCGGGGGCGGCGACGTAGTCAGCTCGATCCCTATCGAGCCGACATCGACCGGCTCCTCACGGCCGGGGTGTGGAACGCTGTGGTGATCTTCCGCGAATTGCAGGCGAAGGGATATGCCGGGCAGCTCTCGATTCTACGGGACTACATTCGACCGAAGCGAACACTCCGTCCCAGCCGGGCGACCGTGCGGTTTGAAACCGAGCCCGGCCACCAGATGCAGAGTGACTGGGCGGTCATCCAGAGCGAGATTGCCGGCCGACCGACGACGGTGGCCTTTATCGTCAACACGCTGGGCTTCTCTCGCCGCATTCATTTCTGGTGCAGTCACTCGACCGATGCTGAACATACCTACGAGGGCCTGATCGGGCCTTCGAATGGTTCGGCGGCGTCCCGCACGAAGTGCTGGTCGATAATCAGAAGGCGGCGGTGTTGGAGCACCCACGTGGCGGCCTGGTGCAGTTCCATCCACGATTCCTCGATCTGGCCGGCCACTACGGCTTCGTCCCGAAAGCCTCTCGTCCGGCCCGGGCTCAGACGAAGGGCAAGGACGAGCGGATGGTGGGCTATATCAAACACCACTTCTTCGTCCGCTATCGCCAGTTCGAGAGTTGGGCCCATCTCAATCAGGTGGCGGAGCACTGGCTGCGGGAGGAAGCGGACCAACGCCGCCACGGCACCGTCCATCAGATTGTCGCCGAGCGGTTTGCGACCGAGGCGCCCGCCCTGCAGCCGCTCCCGCCCCCAGCGCTACGACACGTCCTATTGGGAACTCCGGCAAGTCAGTTGGGATACCTATATTGAGGTGCGCGGGAATCGCTACAGTGTCCCCGCCGCTCTCGCTGGCCGCCGCGTCTCGGTCCGGCTGTCGCTCGACGAGGTGTTGAGCGTCTTCGAGGGGGAGACCTGCGTGGCTCGTCATGCCCTCGTCCCCGCCACGGCCGGCTGGGTCACCGTTCCCGAGCACCATGCGGCGCTCTGGGCCTCCACGATGGAGGTTGAGCATCGTCCGCTGAGTGTCTACGAGGAGGTGAGCACATGGAGTTAACGCACCTCCTCGAACGCCTCAAGATGGAGCACCTGCTCACGCAACTCGATGGCGTCTGTGAGCAGGCCGCCAAAAGCGATCTGGACTATCAAGGATTTCTCGCCCGCGCCTTGGAAGTCGAATGGCACGGCCGCCAGCAGCGCGGGATTGAAAGTCGGTTGAAGCTCGCGCGGTTCCCGTGGCTCAAGACGCTCGACCAGTTTGAATTTGAGTTCCAACCCTCGATCGATCGGAAGGTGATCCGGGAACTCGCGGGACTGAGTTTTGTCGACCGGACGGAGAACGTCATTCTGCTGGGGCCGCCCGGCGTCGGCAAAACGCATCTGGCGATTGCCCTTGGTATCAAGGCCGTCGAAGGGGGCGCTTCCGTCTTCTTCTTGACCCTAGAGACTCTCATGAGCCGCCTCGTCCGGGCACGCCATGAAAATCGATTGGAGCGAACGTTACAACAGTTGGCCTACCCCCGGTTGCTGATCCTGGATGAACTTGGCTATCTCCCGCTCTCCCGGGATGAAGCCAGTCTCTTCTTCCGCCTGCTCGTCCGCCGCTACGAGCGGGGCAGCCTCATCGTGACCAGCAATAAAAGCTTTGCGGATTGGGGCGAGGTCTTCAATGACCACGTGCTGGCGACGGCGATCCTGGACCGCCTCCTCCATCACGCGACCACGATTAATATCAAAGGCGAGAGCTACCGGCTTCGGGAAAAGAAAAAGGCCGGGCTCCTGGGACGGCGTTCGATCGCGGCCGACGAGGCCACCGAGGGCCCCACCTGATCCTCGCCAGTGGACAAGAAGACCGGTGAAGAGGGGACATTCTACATCGGTGATTTCGGGACAACCATCATCGGTGTTGACACAAGCGGCGGATTCGCTCGCTGGATACGGACGCGGCGCCAGAGCCGCCCCAGGATCCGGGCAATCCCACGGTCCTGTTTCGCGGCGAGCGGCGGTCCAATCAGACGCATGTCTCCACCACCGATCCCGACGCCAAACTGGCGAACAAGGGGAATGGGACGGCCGCGATGGTGGGCTATACCGTCAATGGATTGATGGAGAATCGCCATCGGCTCCTGCTGGGGATCAATGTCGAATCGTTTCGAGGGCCGGCTTCCGAGATGGACGGCGGGCGGGCGTTGCTGGATCGGTTTCATGCGACGCAGGATCTTCGGATTCAGACGGTGGGGGCGGATAAAGGCTATTTTGCCAAGCCGTTTCTGACCGCCCTCGTGCGCCGGCGGATCACCCCACACATTGCGGCCAAGACGACGGGACGAGAGGCCATCCATCAGCGGGTGCGTCGGCTGAGTCGGACCGTGGGCTATCGCCTCTCGCAACGGGCGCGCAAGAAGATCGAAGAACTCTGGGGCGAGGCGAAATGCTGGCACGGGTTCCGGCGGTTTCAGCGACGGGGACTGCGGCAGGTTCGAGACGAAGCGTATCTGATGGGCTGGCTGCTGAATCTGAAACGGCTGGCGAACATACTCCCGGCCCCGGCCTAGAGGGGGCACACGGCGACTAGGGCTATGCGGTGGGGGCATGAGAGAGCAGACAATGGACGGCTCACACTCCATGCCGGACAGACCAATCGCCCAACAGAGACCTGAGTGAGTACCGCCGTGACAGTGAAACCGTTTCAAAAGCTAGTTTGTCAACAGCTTGCTAGACTGCACAAACAACGCAGAAATTGTGGGGCGCATTCGGGTTTTGCATAAGCAGCCTGAAGGGGTGGCATGACAGCCTGATGAGGCAGTCGCTATGCAATACACCACACTCGAGAATACCTACCTGATCTGCCATCGATGTGAATGGCAAACGACGCGAACCTAAAGGTCGACGGGCAGCGGGTGCATGTGGCGTCCGTGCTTCGGAGGAGCGGGGTGGCATGCCCCATTGTGCTGAGACTCTGCCACCGAACAATCATGCCGAAGAAGGAAATCGCCGGCAGACGCGGGTGATCGTAGAAGCATTACGGCTTCCCAGGCACTACGTCTGTCGTGTCAAGTTGGAAATTTGACAGCAGCCGCGCCTCTGGCGACGCGCAGGCCCCTGAGACTGATTCGCAAGGCGGCGGACTCGCTGTATACTTAACAGCACTCGAAATGGTCAATTCTTACCATTGGGGTGACTCAGCAGCCATTCAAACTGGACAGGCGCCTGGAATTGCATTTCATTCGCGTTTATTATGGCACGACGTTGTAAAGATCACTTAAATAGTTATGCACTCTCCTGGCATAGTACGCCTTCATATGGGGGTTGAAGTCAGATTGCTCCCCTTCAATCTCAGCTAGAAACTGATGAAGGTCTTC is a genomic window containing:
- a CDS encoding AAA family ATPase, with the protein product MELTHLLERLKMEHLLTQLDGVCEQAAKSDLDYQGFLARALEVEWHGRQQRGIESRLKLARFPWLKTLDQFEFEFQPSIDRKVIRELAGLSFVDRTENVILLGPPGVGKTHLAIALGIKAVEGGASVFFLTLETLMSRLVRARHENRLERTLQQLAYPRLLILDELGYLPLSRDEASLFFRLLVRRYERGSLIVTSNKSFADWGEVFNDHVLATAILDRLLHHATTINIKGESYRLREKKKAGLLGRRSIAADEATEGPT
- a CDS encoding transposase produces the protein MVGYTVNGLMENRHRLLLGINVESFRGPASEMDGGRALLDRFHATQDLRIQTVGADKGYFAKPFLTALVRRRITPHIAAKTTGREAIHQRVRRLSRTVGYRLSQRARKKIEELWGEAKCWHGFRRFQRRGLRQVRDEAYLMGWLLNLKRLANILPAPA